A stretch of the Bacillus anthracis str. Vollum genome encodes the following:
- a CDS encoding ABC transporter ATP-binding protein, which translates to MTLAIEMKDVMKSFNEKTALRNVNIEVKQGEIFGFLGPSGSGKTTTVKILTSQLLHSVGTVRVLGKDITGPSSIDYKRIGILTDNSGLYERLSIYDNLLLFCDLYDCKKERIDEVLAQVNLLEDKKTLVKKLSKGMKQRVTLARAILHKPDILFLDEPTSALDPVNVQNIHKILKDLNREGTTIFLTTHNMDEAETLCNRIAFLCSGEIVALDTPENLRLQYAKDQIQVVLKDKKKETVQKDELGAKRISEWMKKGELLSIHSYEPTLGDIFIEVTGRGL; encoded by the coding sequence ATGACATTGGCAATTGAAATGAAAGATGTAATGAAAAGTTTCAACGAAAAAACGGCACTTCGAAATGTAAATATTGAGGTGAAGCAAGGAGAGATTTTTGGATTCCTCGGACCGAGTGGATCTGGAAAAACAACAACAGTAAAAATTTTAACTTCTCAATTACTTCATAGTGTTGGAACGGTAAGAGTACTAGGAAAAGATATTACAGGGCCAAGTAGTATCGATTACAAACGAATTGGTATTTTAACAGACAACAGTGGCTTATATGAAAGACTTAGCATTTATGATAACTTACTATTATTTTGTGACTTATATGATTGCAAAAAAGAACGAATCGATGAAGTGCTAGCACAAGTGAATCTATTAGAAGATAAAAAAACATTAGTAAAGAAATTATCAAAAGGAATGAAGCAGCGCGTCACATTAGCTAGAGCAATCCTTCATAAACCAGATATTCTCTTCTTAGACGAACCAACATCTGCACTCGATCCAGTTAACGTACAAAACATTCATAAAATCTTAAAAGACTTAAATAGAGAAGGAACGACGATTTTCTTAACGACGCACAACATGGACGAAGCAGAAACGCTTTGTAACCGTATTGCCTTTCTATGTAGCGGAGAAATTGTAGCGCTTGATACACCAGAGAACCTTCGCTTACAGTACGCGAAAGACCAAATACAAGTCGTGTTAAAGGATAAGAAGAAAGAAACGGTACAAAAAGATGAATTAGGTGCAAAACGCATTTCAGAATGGATGAAAAAAGGAGAACTATTATCCATTCATTCTTATGAGCCAACGTTAGGTGATATCTTTATTGAAGTTACTGGGAGGGGATTATAA
- the spoIID gene encoding stage II sporulation protein D, translated as MKFSKPFFITVVLLIALVIIVPAALVIPFAKAKVGEKAASKTPPAIESIPAPGKVDTAVQVAVYREKQKKVESLPMEEYVTGVVASEMNASFEIEALKAQALAARTFVVQRMLSGGKKNNADVTDTVKDQVYKSKEELKKQWGNNYENNLKKIEEAVSKTAGQVLTYEGKPISASFFSTSNGRTENAADYWGNDYPYLKSVDSPWDQASPKFTSEQIFTVADFQKRLGVKVLADGKVGDIKGRTEGKRVKDVAFQGKTLTGRDVRDKLELRSSDFTWKQEGDKIVVTTKGFGHGVGMSQYGANGMAAEGKKYTDIVAHYYKGVEIKTMNDYEGKLMVKK; from the coding sequence ATGAAATTTTCAAAGCCATTTTTTATCACGGTAGTGCTTCTCATAGCGCTCGTTATCATTGTACCTGCTGCTCTTGTTATTCCGTTTGCGAAAGCGAAAGTAGGGGAAAAAGCAGCTTCTAAAACTCCTCCAGCGATAGAAAGTATACCAGCTCCAGGAAAAGTGGATACAGCGGTTCAGGTTGCTGTATATCGCGAGAAACAAAAGAAGGTAGAATCATTACCTATGGAGGAGTATGTGACCGGTGTAGTAGCTTCTGAGATGAATGCCAGTTTTGAAATAGAGGCGCTAAAGGCGCAGGCATTAGCAGCGAGAACATTTGTAGTCCAGCGTATGCTAAGCGGAGGTAAGAAAAACAATGCGGACGTGACAGATACGGTGAAAGATCAAGTGTACAAAAGTAAAGAAGAATTGAAAAAACAATGGGGCAATAACTACGAAAATAATTTGAAGAAAATCGAAGAAGCTGTTTCGAAAACCGCAGGACAAGTTTTAACGTATGAGGGAAAACCAATCTCAGCATCCTTCTTCTCAACGAGTAATGGCCGGACAGAAAATGCGGCTGATTATTGGGGAAACGATTATCCGTACTTAAAGAGCGTAGATAGTCCGTGGGATCAAGCTTCTCCGAAATTTACGAGCGAGCAAATCTTTACCGTAGCTGACTTTCAAAAACGTCTCGGTGTAAAAGTGCTAGCAGACGGAAAAGTTGGTGATATTAAAGGGCGTACGGAAGGAAAACGTGTAAAAGATGTAGCATTTCAAGGGAAAACATTAACCGGAAGAGATGTACGTGACAAATTAGAACTACGCTCCTCTGATTTCACGTGGAAACAAGAAGGAGATAAAATCGTTGTTACGACGAAGGGCTTCGGTCACGGCGTTGGCATGAGCCAATACGGCGCGAACGGCATGGCAGCAGAAGGCAAGAAATATACAGATATCGTCGCTCATTACTATAAAGGTGTTGAAATAAAGACGATGAATGATTATGAAGGAAAATTGATGGTGAAGAAGTAG
- the murA gene encoding UDP-N-acetylglucosamine 1-carboxyvinyltransferase, with product MEKIIVRGGKRLNGTVRVEGAKNAVLPIIAAALLASDGKNVLSEVPVLSDVYTINEVLRHLNAEVVFENNQVTIDASKELNIEAPFEYVRKMRASVQVMGPLLARNGRARIALPGGCAIGSRPIDQHLKGFEAMGAKVQVGNGFVEAYVEGELKGAKIYLDFPSVGATENIMSAATLAKGTTILENAAKEPEIVDLANFLNAMGAKVRGAGTGTIRIEGVDKLYGANHSIIPDRIEAGTFMVAAAITGGDILIENAVPEHLRSITAKMEEMGVKIIEENEGVRVIGPDKLKAVDIKTMPHPGFPTDMQSQMMALLLQADGTSMITETVFENRFMHVEEFRRMNADIKIEGRSVIMNGPNSLQGAEVGATDLRAAAALILAGLVSEGYTRVTELKHLDRGYVDFHKKLAALGATIERVNEKVEEVKEQEVSDLHA from the coding sequence TTGGAAAAGATCATCGTCCGTGGCGGAAAGCGGTTAAACGGCACAGTGCGTGTTGAGGGCGCAAAAAATGCTGTATTACCTATAATCGCTGCAGCCCTATTAGCGAGTGATGGAAAGAATGTACTATCTGAAGTACCAGTTTTGTCTGATGTATACACAATTAATGAGGTATTACGTCATTTAAATGCTGAAGTCGTATTTGAAAATAACCAAGTAACAATCGATGCTTCTAAAGAGCTAAACATTGAAGCACCATTTGAATATGTACGTAAAATGCGTGCATCTGTTCAAGTAATGGGACCATTATTAGCACGTAACGGTCGTGCTCGTATTGCACTTCCTGGTGGATGTGCAATTGGTTCACGTCCAATTGACCAACATTTAAAAGGCTTCGAAGCAATGGGAGCAAAAGTACAGGTTGGTAACGGTTTTGTTGAGGCATACGTTGAGGGAGAACTAAAAGGAGCTAAAATTTATTTAGACTTCCCAAGCGTGGGCGCAACAGAAAATATTATGTCTGCAGCTACATTAGCAAAAGGGACAACAATCCTTGAAAACGCAGCGAAAGAACCAGAAATCGTTGACTTAGCTAACTTCTTAAATGCGATGGGAGCGAAAGTACGCGGAGCTGGAACTGGAACGATTCGTATCGAAGGCGTTGATAAATTATATGGTGCAAACCACTCTATTATTCCTGACCGTATTGAAGCGGGAACATTCATGGTTGCAGCAGCAATTACTGGTGGAGACATCTTAATTGAAAATGCTGTACCTGAACATTTACGCTCAATTACAGCGAAAATGGAAGAAATGGGTGTTAAAATTATCGAAGAAAATGAAGGTGTACGTGTTATCGGCCCAGATAAGTTAAAAGCGGTTGATATTAAAACTATGCCTCACCCAGGTTTCCCAACAGACATGCAATCACAAATGATGGCATTATTACTACAAGCTGATGGCACAAGTATGATTACAGAAACGGTATTTGAAAACCGCTTTATGCACGTTGAAGAATTCCGTCGTATGAATGCTGATATTAAAATCGAAGGTCGTTCTGTTATTATGAACGGTCCAAACAGCTTACAAGGTGCTGAAGTAGGCGCAACTGATTTACGTGCTGCAGCTGCATTAATCTTAGCTGGTTTAGTATCAGAAGGTTACACTCGTGTAACTGAGTTAAAGCATCTTGACCGTGGTTATGTAGATTTCCATAAGAAATTAGCTGCATTAGGTGCAACTATTGAACGTGTAAACGAAAAAGTAGAAGAAGTGAAAGAACAAGAAGTTTCTGATCTTCACGCTTAA
- a CDS encoding YwmB family TATA-box binding protein, with product MKLKAILIVALSVVLFLVGYREMKPISDEQKMESMIASLEKNDAKVEKWSWLARETKTISNIHTFQKLLNDVKEKANIQKWELEQSPDGYKATSYKKFSSYEERVVVTWSKENTKENTFIIFEVSGAKWDPKYIQKTNKIFSEKPIIYTCVQGVLNDKIEGVLQNKTNQVLKDLSARAIEQIEERAFVSVSAYNKKWDDALSTNREKINVQIAIRSTDNKDTIVVGTPIITSEY from the coding sequence TTGAAGCTTAAAGCCATTCTTATTGTTGCACTTAGTGTTGTTTTATTTTTGGTTGGGTATAGAGAGATGAAACCAATCAGTGATGAGCAGAAGATGGAAAGCATGATCGCATCCTTAGAGAAAAATGATGCGAAAGTAGAGAAATGGTCATGGTTAGCGCGAGAAACAAAAACAATTTCTAATATACATACGTTTCAAAAGTTGTTAAACGATGTGAAGGAGAAGGCGAATATTCAAAAGTGGGAATTAGAGCAATCTCCAGATGGATATAAAGCTACATCCTATAAAAAATTTTCTTCTTATGAAGAACGAGTAGTAGTAACTTGGAGTAAGGAAAATACTAAAGAAAACACTTTCATTATTTTTGAAGTGAGCGGGGCAAAATGGGACCCGAAGTATATTCAAAAAACGAATAAAATTTTTAGTGAAAAACCTATAATTTACACTTGTGTTCAAGGTGTACTGAATGATAAGATTGAAGGTGTTTTGCAAAATAAAACCAATCAGGTTTTGAAAGATCTTTCAGCAAGAGCGATCGAACAGATAGAAGAAAGAGCATTTGTGTCAGTCTCCGCATACAATAAAAAGTGGGATGACGCTCTTTCAACAAATAGAGAGAAAATAAATGTGCAAATAGCAATACGTTCTACAGACAACAAAGATACAATTGTGGTTGGCACACCGATCATAACTTCTGAGTATTGA
- a CDS encoding DUF1146 family protein, producing MAHLLGQQALIAIVSHLLFITITWWALQGIHIERLMKPGKVMQTRVLLILITIAIGTSVSNFFLDYLGYSKSLTYLVK from the coding sequence TTGGCACATCTTTTAGGGCAACAAGCACTGATTGCCATTGTTTCGCATTTATTGTTTATTACCATCACGTGGTGGGCCTTACAAGGTATTCACATTGAGCGTTTAATGAAGCCTGGAAAGGTGATGCAGACGAGAGTATTACTCATCTTAATTACAATTGCAATTGGGACATCTGTAAGTAACTTTTTCCTTGATTATTTAGGCTATTCAAAGAGTTTAACGTATTTAGTAAAGTAA